A window of Gadus chalcogrammus isolate NIFS_2021 chromosome 16, NIFS_Gcha_1.0, whole genome shotgun sequence contains these coding sequences:
- the LOC130406734 gene encoding uncharacterized protein LOC130406734, with protein sequence MKRTVLILFCPFFRAPVLRLMKMMKRLKSPEYEKVTPTKISKWSFQVQLEGEGTYECSATGLVFEVSEQALVRYSVLSWSEFSEFLHDSWRPAGSIYDVDVVNKDPSVLKFIHFPHSLCLAEPEHELSFRVLHVKDGQASIELTVGFTESHVKWRVSSLSPGGVIIPSSLPAKHHGAVLVYKEGNHKYFFQVYLCVNSGSEIQAIEEQVKKYRKKCIKMDKSAVCNSKLVAGKNYHLTSEPEGKVEPSELNFNTDVIGLKGFFEARFDKHPPFKLFLMASVNKKRRNCDKTLWSATITEEDLNSEEPNIGQKEHVKNTSAGLMTAGSSGEGSLSMSEPSSPMDLGSSSPHERSRSTHGLVQNRSKPVKKKSSCSSGQGSRPGELSSSPPLKMPKSDDTLDTNRGQALSGRQLLQVAQTLGQEWRRVGVYLDLSTTDLDDIKAEEADVIMQKVKMLERWQRRTPGKATAQDLLRGLEDLKDLPVDTRQLLTGNALHPQSADRVMLFILSFSPNKKIMKYLLRRLHIHLESIVDF encoded by the exons TTTTGTCCTTTTTTCCGGGCGCCAGTGCTGAgattgatgaagatgatgaagaggttGAAG AGTCCTGAGTATGAGAAGGTTACACCAACGAAGATTTCTAAGTGGAGCTTCCA ggtacaGCTGGAAGGCGAGGGGACCTATGAGTGTTCGGCTACAGGTCTGGTGTTTGAGGTGTCGGAGCAGGCTCTGGTCCGCTACTCGGTCCTGTCCTGGTCTGAATTCTCTGAGTTCCTCCATGACTCCTGGAGACCTGCTGGATCGATTTATGATGTGGATGTGGTCAACAAGGATCCATCTGTGCTCAAGTTTATCCATTTCCCACACTCGCTGTGCCTTGCTG AACCTGAGCATGAGCTGAGCTTCCGTGTTCTGCACGTAAAGGACGGCCAAGCCAGCATTGAGTTGACGGTGGGCTTCACGGAGAGCCATGTTAAATGGCGCGTGTCCTCGCTTTCTCCTGGGGGTGTCATCATTCCGAGCAGTCTGCCGGCGAAGCACCACGGGGCTGTGCTGGTTTACAAGGAGGGGAACCACAAATACTTCTTCCAAGTGTATTTGTGCGTGAACAGCGGTTCTGAGATCCAG GCTATTGAAGAACAGGTGAAAAAATACAGGAAGAAATGCATCAAGATGGATAAATCGGCCGTCTGTAATTCCAAGCTGGTGGCCGGGAAGAACTACCACCTCACAAGCGAGCCAGAAGGGAAAGTTGAACCTTCA gAACTCAATTTCAACACTGATGTAATAGGCCTGAAGGGATTTTTTGAAGCACGCTTCGATAAGCATCCTCCTTtcaaattatttctcatggcctctgtgaataaaaaaagaagaaactgTGACAAAACGTTGTGGTCTGCTACAATCACAGAAG AGGATTTGAACAGCGAGGAGCCCAACATCGGACAGAAAG agCATGTAAAGAATACATCTGCTGGTCTGATGACGGCAGGCAGTAGCGGAGAGGGGAGCTTGTCCATGTCTGAGCCGTCCAGCCCTATGGACTTGGGGTCGTCATCTCCACATGAAAGAAGCCGTAGCACGCATG GACTTGTACAGAATCGTTCTAAACCTGTTAAGAAGAAGTCATCATGCAGTAGCGGACAGGGGAGCCGTCCTGGTGAGCTGTCCTCGTCTCCGCCCCTCAAAATGCCCAAAAGCGACGACACACTGG ACACAAACCGAGGTCAGGCTCTGTCCGGTAGGCAGCTCCTGCAGGTGGCCCAAACACTGGGACAGGAGTGGAGGCGGGTGGGCGTCTACTTGGACCTGAGCACCACAGATCTGGACGACATCAAGGCAGAGGAAGCGGATGTGATCATGCAAAAAGTGAAGATGTTGGAGCGGTGGCAGCGCCGAACACCAGGAAAGGCCACAGCACAGGACCTGCTGAGAGGTCTGGAGGACCTGAAGGACCTACCTGTCGACACCCGTCAGTTATTGACAGGTAACGCACTTCACCCCCAATCTGCAGATCGCGTCATGTTGTTCATTTTGAGTTTTTCGCCTAATAAAAAAATCATGAAATATCTTTTGCGAAGACTACACATACATTTAGAATCGATTGTGGATTTTTGA